From Salvelinus sp. IW2-2015 unplaced genomic scaffold, ASM291031v2 Un_scaffold5483, whole genome shotgun sequence, one genomic window encodes:
- the LOC112078275 gene encoding caspase-2-like, with amino-acid sequence MLGECGMLERDRRGLRKCSVTLCKEMVVDELFIQXLQTDDILTDSMAESILVEPTSHKRSWRLLSLLPKRGPRAFSSFCSALRDTEQQHLCALLTESPERDGERQCPQTAKAKDRAEEVISTTYPIQASDRYAPFTKTPVKDSEEERDEEKEVSSNQHLTQATD; translated from the exons ATGTTGGGGGAATGCGGTATGCTGGAACGAGACAGAAGGGGGCTTCGGAAATGCTCTGTGACTCTCTGCAAAGAGATGGTGGTGGACGAGCTGTTCATTCAGRRGCTGCAGACAGACGACATTCTTACCGACAGCATGGCAGAAAGCATCCTG GTGGAGCCGACCTCCCACAAGCGGAGCTGGCGTCTGCTGTCCCTGCTTCCCAAGCGTGGTCCCAGAGCCTTCAGCAGCTTCTGCTCAGCACTGAGAGACACAGAGCAGCAGCACCTATGTGCCCTGCTCACAGAGTCAccagagagggacggagagagacag TGTCCCCAGACAGCTAAGGCGAAAGACAGGGCTGAGGAGGTGATTTCCACAACATACCCAATCCAAGCTTCAGACCGCTACGCCCCATTCACAAAGACCCCAGTCAAAGacagtgaggaagagagggatgaagagaaagaggtgaGCTCTAACCAACACCTAACCCAAGCTACAGACTAA
- the rap1gapl gene encoding rap1 GTPase-activating protein 2, whose translation MERDSRNEKFFSRKRSFTFGAYGGVDKFICENETSRPEPLEHSILDILDSPTSETKPFLSAGSNQKVTELFEIIEKLQSSRLDEQRCEFPLPLRLLKIGXDLPLILPPKLGGYWIDPPLQKFAETSPTSSHYGLDPETYDIMERDSEATYYQEFFRSRYHHSFTAVDPSLGPLLLSVCLEEEEKRLRVILRMRECSMHGVFSVSLFPNIPSAVELAKMLCDSVTVPRFDVVSYLKAPDLITAFDEHRVSPNFKFGVLYQREGQLTEEDILCNNEESEEFQEFLSILGATVALQGFTGFRGGLDVCHGQTGSDAVFTSFHGREIMFHVSTKLPFTEGDTQQLQRKRHIGKDIVAVVYQDGHTPFXSDVIGSHFLHCFLVVRRVRKGVGEEGEEAGGXGVFQVSVTAREDVPPFGPSLPDPPIFTESSLLREFLLTKLINAEISCYKAERFSRLELRTRSSSWRVCRRNCPPAPSA comes from the exons atggagagagacagcagaaatGAGAAGTTCTTCTCCAGAAAGAGAAGTTTCACTTTTGGGGCATATGGAGG TGTGGACAAGTTCATATGTGAAAATGAGACTAG CAGACCAGAACCTTTAGAGCACAGCATTCTGGATATTTTGGACTCCCCTACCAGCGAAACCAAACCGTTCCTTTCTGCTGGCAGCAACCAGAAG GTGACAGAGCTGTTTGAGATCATTGAGAAGTTGCAG AGCAGCAGGCTAGATGAACAGCGCTGTGAATTCCCTCTGCCTTTGAGG CTTTTGAAGATAGGTCYTGACCTTCCTCTGATCCTGCCTCCAAAGCTGGGTGGTTACTGGATAGACCCCCCGCTACAGAAGTTTGCTGAGACCAGTCCGACATCCTCTCATTACGGACTAGACCCAGAGACCTATGACATcatggagagagacagcgaggccACATACTACCAGGAGTTCTTCCGCTCACGA TATCATCACTCGTTCACAGCAGTGGACCCCTCCCTGggacccctccttctctctgtctgtttggaggaagaagagaagaggctgAGAGTAATACTGAG AATGAGGGAATGCTCTATGCATGGggttttctctgtgtctctgttcccaAACATCCCGTCTGCTGTGGAGCTGGCCAAG ATGCTATGCGACAGTGTGACTGTGCCCAGATTTGATGTGGTCAGTTACCTCAAG gCACCAGATCTTATAACAGCATTTGATGAACACAGAGTGTCTCCGAATTTCAAGTTTGGTGTCTTGtatcagagagagggacag TTGACAGAGGAGGACATACTCTGTAACAATGAGGAAAGTGAAGAGTTTCAAGAATTCCTCTCTATTTTGGGAGCTACAGTCGCACTTCAAGGGTTCACTGG gtTTCGAGGAGGTTTGGACGTGTGTCACGGCCAGACAGGAAGTGATGCGGTCTTCACTTCCTTCCACGGCAGAGAGATCATGTTCCATGTGTCCACCAAACTSCCCTTCACAGAGGGCGATACACAACAG CTACAGAGGAAGAGACACATWGGCAARGACATCGTTGCTGTTGTTTACCAGGAYGGCCACACCCCTTTTRTGTCTGATGTCATCGGCTCACACTTCCTGCACTGTTTCCTAGTGGTCAGGAGGGTGAGGAAGGGAGTGGGGGARGAgggggaggaggcaggaggaYGAGGMGTGTTCCAG GTGTCAGTCACAGCCAGAGAGGATGTACCTCCCTTtggtccctccctccctgatcCTCCCATATTCACAGAG AGCTCCCTGTTGAGAGAGTTCCTTCTGACCAAGCTTATCAATGCAGAGATCTCCTGTTATAAGGCTGAGAGGTTCAGTAGACTGGAG CTGCGCACTCGTTCGTCCTCCTGGAGGGTCTGCAGGCGGAACTGTCCACCCGCTCCCAGTGCATGA